ACCATGATTATTGTGCGCATTGCCAATTCTCCCTCGAAGGGAAAGGCAATCCGGCCCAGGCTTCGACTTCGATCTGCTCTAGACAGATACACATTCTGCAAAGTCTTGAAATACGACACTGGGATGCGTTGCTGTTGGTGGGCGTTGATCGAACCGTTGCATTCAGGCAGTTCAAATGCCGACATCCGAGGCTGCATCGTGCCTTCCCTCCATTTGTGTCCGAAATATTGACACAGCATTCCGCCCCTCCGATGAGCATCTGCATGCTTCTCCACGTTTCCATCTCATCGTCGGTCAAGGCCGACAGGCAGTCAAGGTCGAAAAGACTGGAACTTCAATGGCAGAAAGGCCCGGGTTCTCCAATCACATGCAGATGAACCACTCCCGCTCCCCAGGTAAAGGAAACTGCAATAATGACCCGCGACTACGCCGTCGACGACCGACTATCGACCCGGTCTAGGCACCCCGCGAGCCGACATGAATGGCTTCAACATGCCACGAGCATAGCAGCAGTTCCTGGCCCTCGAATTCATTTCCAATACCAAAAGGCTGTGCGTCtgccagcaccgccaaatGGGCCCATGGGCCCCATGGGGTTGAAAGCCTGGCCGAGCGAGTTCTGTCGGCCCGACGATCCTTGCCTGCTGATGGGACCTTGTTCCTGGAAGAATATCGTCAACGCCGGCCAGTATGCCGAATTGGGAGACGTCGAGTGCAGAGGGGCGTCGTGGTTGGTTGTCGGCGTGTCGCACCAGCACAGACTTCATCGCCCGCATCGCCCGCATCGCCCACATCACCTCCTCCATGCAACGACGCTCTTGGAGTGGACTCGGAGCCTCCAAAGGCCCGATAAACTCGGAGCCAAGCAGGGAACAGCCCACGGCGCCCCGAGTCCTCGCTCAGCTCTCGTCGTCTTTACCCCAGAGTGAGCTGGGGAAAAGGACCGATCTCCCCAGCACGACTCTACAAGCGAACCGCAGAAGCGgggcgacggcatcatcGAGTCAAATGACCATACAGACTTGCACAGTTTTGAACAAGTCCAGCTTTGACTATTTAAGGGGCCTTGGAGCCATAGCAATCGGACGAAAGCTGCACATCAGACTCGGCTCGTGGGACGCACAGCCTGTTGAAAGTTGAAACCCAGGGCACAATGTACAAGAAGCTCGTCAGCGTGCTGGCGGTGGCTGGCCTGTGGCTGGATGGAGCCGTAGCTCGCAGCCGCATTTCTTGCCGAGACGACCTAAATGCCTTCATCACCAAACAGAACCACATTTCCCTTGATGGAGTTCTGGCCAATATTGGCTCTGATGGGTCACGGGCCCAGGGTGCCGCGGCTGGCGCTGTCGTGGCCAGCCCAAGCAAGTCGGATCCAGACTGTATGAAAACATTCCCCAGCTGGGAGACTTGAGACTAACTCTGCAATAGACTGGTATACTTGGAGCCGGGACTCTGCTTTGACCTTCAAGGTCTTGATCGAGCTCTTTATTGGCGGGAACAAGTCTCTGCAGCCCAAGATTGAGCAGTACATGACCGCCCAGGCACATCTACAAGGGGTGAGCAATCCTTCCGGCGGACCAGACACAGGCGGCTTGGGAGAGCCCAAGTTCCACGTCAATCTCACAGCCTTTACTGGTCCCTGGGGTAGGCCACAGCGCGATGGTCCTCCTTTGCGAGCCACTGCTCTCACCATTTATGCCAACTGGCTCATTGCCAACGGGGGCCAGGCTGAGGCTGCAAACACCGTCTGGCCAATTATTGCCAAAGACCTGGCATACACGGTTCAGTATTGGAACCGAACCGGCTTCGATTTGTGGGAGGAAATCAACGGCTCCTCCTTCTTTACTCTTTCCGCCTCATTTCGTGCTCTGGTCGAGGGCGCTACCCTCGCCAAGGCACTCGGCAAGCAGTGCCCAGATTGCGAAACCAACGCGCCTAGAATACTCTGCTTCCTTCAAAGCTTCTGGGCCAGTGGCTATATCGACTCCAACATCAACGTCAACGATGGTCGAACCGGCAAGGACGtcaactccatcatctcGTCCATTCACACTTTTGATCCTGCAGCTGCCTGCACGGATGCCACCTTCCAGCCCTGTTCATCCAGGGCCCTGGCCAACCACAAGGCAGTTGTCGATTCCTTTCGTACGATTTATGCCGTGAACAAGGGCCGAACGCCTGGCAGGGCAGCTGCTGTAGGCCGCTACTCAGAAGACGTATACTACAACGGTAACCCTTGGTACTTGGCCACAATGGCAGCCGCCGAGCAGATGTACGCTGCGGTCTACCAGTGGCGGAAAATTGGTTCCATTACCGTGGACGCCACGTCTCTCCCTTTCTTCATTGACCTGATGCCAAATATTGCTGCAGGCACCTATGCTAAGGACTCTGACACCTTTACTTCCATTATCAAGGCAGTGACGGCTTATGGAGATGACTTTATCAATGTTGTGAAGCAATACACTCCCGCCGACGGCTCCCTGGCCGAACAGTTTGACCGAGAAACGGGGAGCCCCAAGTCTGCTGTTCACTTGACTTGGTCGTACGCATCATTCGTCGGAGCTGTCGAACGCAGATCTGGCGTTGTTCCACCCTCGTGGGGAGAGCCCAACGCCAATACCGTTCCCAAGATTTGCGAGGCTCCTCCTAGCTGTGACTCCACCATGACCTTCAACGTCAAGGTTACCACGGTCCCCGGAGAGAACATCTATGTCGTTGGCTCCATTACCGAGTTGAAAAACTGGTCACCGGCCGATGCCATTCCCTTGGATGCGTCACAATACACCCCCAGCAACCCGCTTTGGAGCGCAAAGGTCACGATGCCTGCCGGAACAAACTTTGAGTACAAGTATATCAAGAAGACGAGTGAGGGAAGTGTTGTATGGGAGAGTGACCCCAATCGTAGCGCGACATCCTCTACCGGATGCCGTAGCACGGGGACGCTCAATGATGAGTGGAGATGACGGGATAATAGACACGGGCTTGAGTAGACAGAGTAATGTATAAATGACTTGGTTCGCATTGTATGTTGTGGTTGTGCAAGTTTGTCATGGCAGCAGCTAGTCGCTGTTGGCATCCGCGATCTGCGTTCGACAGCCGGTCAAGCGACAATACGATATGCCTACAGTCCAGGGGTCTCGTGTCGAACTGCAGATTGGCTTTTTGCCTCGATCCAATCGGCCCAATCCTCGTGGAGACGTGCCTCGGTTCGAGTGGCTCTACCCCACAACCTGTCGCAATCCCCACGTCGATAAATACGGGGTCATTTGGACACAGCAGTGCAAGTGAAGAACAGAGTGATGTGAAGAAtagagaaggaaaaaaaaatggcaCAAACGCTCGAAACCCGTGATATCCAAAAGCTCATCGACCAGGTCACCCGAGACGGGTACGTGGTCATCCCGCACGCCTTCTCCGCCAGCCAAGTGTCCCAGGCC
The DNA window shown above is from Metarhizium brunneum chromosome 1, complete sequence and carries:
- the glaA gene encoding Glucoamylase, with product MYKKLVSVLAVAGLWLDGAVARSRISCRDDLNAFITKQNHISLDGVLANIGSDGSRAQGAAAGAVVASPSKSDPDYWYTWSRDSALTFKVLIELFIGGNKSLQPKIEQYMTAQAHLQGVSNPSGGPDTGGLGEPKFHVNLTAFTGPWGRPQRDGPPLRATALTIYANWLIANGGQAEAANTVWPIIAKDLAYTVQYWNRTGFDLWEEINGSSFFTLSASFRALVEGATLAKALGKQCPDCETNAPRILCFLQSFWASGYIDSNINVNDGRTGKDVNSIISSIHTFDPAAACTDATFQPCSSRALANHKAVVDSFRTIYAVNKGRTPGRAAAVGRYSEDVYYNGNPWYLATMAAAEQMYAAVYQWRKIGSITVDATSLPFFIDLMPNIAAGTYAKDSDTFTSIIKAVTAYGDDFINVVKQYTPADGSLAEQFDRETGSPKSAVHLTWSYASFVGAVERRSGVVPPSWGEPNANTVPKICEAPPSCDSTMTFNVKVTTVPGENIYVVGSITELKNWSPADAIPLDASQYTPSNPLWSAKVTMPAGTNFEYKYIKKTSEGSVVWESDPNRSATSSTGCRSTGTLNDEWR